The following are from one region of the Pleurodeles waltl isolate 20211129_DDA chromosome 4_1, aPleWal1.hap1.20221129, whole genome shotgun sequence genome:
- the LOC138287040 gene encoding olfactory receptor 5AP2-like: MGRRNQTLVQEFILLGLTNNPQLQPLLFFVFLMFYLATLIGNLGIIILITKDSRLHTPMYFFLKNLSFLDLFYSSVITPKMLANLVSETKAISFIGCALQMYLFGSSVTVECLLLAVMAYDRYIAICNPLLYPITMNTTMCVRWVAASYTTGFVSAVIHSSSTFTLSYCGPNVIKHFYCDVPPLLKISCSDTTLVEILMFLFGGLAEMTSLLVILTSYFSIISSILKIHSSAGRSRAFSTCASHLTAVCLFYGTIIFMYLRPPSAYSLEQDRVASVFYTVLIPMINPLIYSLRNSDVKEAFRKALSGTCVPLHVK; this comes from the coding sequence ATGGGGAGAAGAAATCAAACTTTAGTGCAGGAATTTATTCTTTTGGGACTCACCAATAACCCACAACTTCAACCGCTACTCTTCTTCGTCTTCCTCATGTTCTATTTGGCAACACTTATAGGCAACCTTGGAATTATTATCTTGATAACAAAGGACTCCAGGCTTCATACACCCATGTACTTCTTCCTCAAAAATCTCTCTTTCTTGGACCTCTTCTATTCTTCTGTGATTACTCCCAAAATGTTGGCCAACCTAGTTTCTGAAACCAAAGCCATCTCCTTCATTGGATGTGCACTACAGATGTATTTGTTTGGTTCATCTGTGACAGTAGAGTGCCTTCTTTTGGCAGTGATGGCATATGACCGATATATAGCAATTTGCAATCCATTGCTTTATCCAATTACAATGAACACAACAATGTGTGTGCGTTGGGTTGCTGCTTCTTATACTACTGGTTTTGTGAGTGCTGTGATACACAGCAGCTCTACATTCACTCTTAGCTATTGTGGACCAAATGTTATTAAGCATTTCTACTGTGATGTCCCGCCTCTCCTAAAGATTTCTTGCTCAGACACCACCTTAGTTGAGATCCTGATGTTCCTTTTTGGTGGACTTGCTGAAATGACTTCCCTTTTGGTAATCCTCACATCTTACTTCTCCATCATCTCCTCCATCCTGAAGATTCACTCATCTGCTGGCAGAAGTAGAGCTTTCTCCACCTGTGCATCCCACCTCACTGCTGTGTGCCTTTTCTATGGAAcaattattttcatgtatttgcgtCCTCCTTCTGCATATTCCCTAGAGCAGGACAGAGTAGCTTCTGTTTTCTATACTGTATTGATTCCCATGATAAACCCACTGATCTACAGCCTGAGGAACAGTGATGTGAAAGAGGCCTTCAGAAAAGCATTGAGTGGGACATGTGTACCTCTTCATGTGAAGTGA